The sequence tttgttttgttttaaaaaaaggaggatgttttttttttttttgtccccgATCCGTGCTTCTTTCGCCTACGGCTGCAACTGCTGAGTTGTTGACCGACTCGTCATCCAATCCAGTTGCCACGGTTACCACAGTAAGAGAGTGGAAAAGCATGCTCCTGTTGCCAGGTACCAGGGGATTCAGCTGCACACGCTCACCAGGCTTGCAGAGGGCACTGTGACAACAGGAGAGAAGACGGAGAGATGATTAATACACACAGACCATCACTTGAattgcaaatacacacattttttgaatAAGCATTTATTTTGCTAAATTTGTGTCTCCAAAATTGTATGACCACAAAAAAGACAGATGGGGGAAAAactccatttcatttcaggttAGTTTAGAGCATATGAGAAGTGCACCATTTCCTCAGTCCTGTAAATGACAGATTGTGCAAAGAGGCTACAGCAGATTTATCAGTGACACACCTGACCAAATACATTCCTCTTTCATTCTTCCTTACACTTATGCTGAAAAGCCTTGTTCTGCATTGAAATGCCTTTTTGTGATTGTTTGTGAGGCCTGATTCTTTCATTCTCCCCGGGCGAGGCCGCCTGTTGAACCTGAAGTGACCTGCTGACCAACAAACAGCCCCACCTGATAAGGCGGAGGCCAGCACCCCTGACCGGCCATTAGACATCGCTCTCTGAGTGAGGGTGGGTTttagggagaggggggggtggtctCGGCAAACAACAAGGTATTGAAGTCTGATCCCACCTGTAATGACTGGAGCCCCTTATACCCCCAccatcacaaacacacgcacacacacacacacatacacagctcaGTCCAAATACAGGCCCTGATAAGAGCCTGGGAGAATGTGCAGGTATACTACTCTAGCACACagggtgagacagacagagcgcATACAAACCCCCACAGATCTGCACACTAAGACCCCAGCAGCAAAGCCGCGTTGCCAGTGAGAGCATTGTTGGTTCTCTATTCTCAGCTTTTACTTCTTTGACTAAATATCTGTAGGAAATTTATCATAAATAGCACGTCTAAgtagaaacaaaataaaaaccaacaGGGAACACAATACCTACAGTAACACACTATCCAGTAACTTGTCTGGCCAGCTGTTGGAACTTGGTCACGCAGCACTTATAATATTGTGACTCCGAGTATGGCTTCAATTGTAttgtactctgtctcacttgtaagtcgctttggataaaagcgtctgccgaatgaataaatgtaatggtaAAGGGAAATGGAAATACAAGCTATGAGAGGATTGAGCGCGACAGGACACCGATGTTCCAGGGTTGAACACAGCGTGTCAGCGTAACAAACACAGCGTGAGATCAGGCTGGGGGGTCAGCAGCGGAGTCCTGAGAGCAGCGGGGTTTGAGCACTGCCTGGGAAATGGACCGTGAGAAAGCAACAGGAACAGCGTTTCAAGGTAGAGCGATCactgagaggaggaagaagtgggaaagaggaagagccGTAATTGCTGCAATgccaccccccctccagccctccccccaccccacccccctgctggccaggaCATTCAGTGCTAACGTTAGTGCTTGGggacaaaattaaaaaagccAGAAAATTTCCTGAGACCAGGATTAGCCCTGCATTGCGGAGAGGTGCTCGAAAGTGAGGGAGACGCACAAGGAGGACGAAAAAGTGAAAGCAGGCATCATTAATCGAGCGCCAATGACAAAGGGTTCAGCAGATTGATTGCCTGGTTCTTTCCAAGGAAATAGGAATTCTAAGGAGTACCGATACGCTCGGTCGGGCTGATTGAGATTAGCTTTCACATACACgagaaaggaaagaaggaaTCCGGTCaagcacagcactgagagtgaAACTGTGAAACGCAGTGAAACAATCGCGCCCTTTGCACTTCTGTCTACACGGTAGCTGAGATACTCTTTGTGCTGGGCCTCTACACTGGGATAGCACCCAGTGGCCAGTCACTGGGCACAAACTTAAGAAgctgattttgtcattttttctgtcatggaATTGAGCAATGCTTTTTATTTAAGCAGGACCCTGTGTTTACCCAGATCATTCCTCCTGTGTTtgaattttattacattactgtcaaaCTCAGCAACATGAAAGCGAAACTGTGGAGCTGCAAAGGTGGACCTTGCCCTTTCCGCGTGATTGTAGGGACTGTCTGTAAACTACAGATTtcctcataaaagaaaaaataaaaatggtttccTACTAAAATGATAATTTGTTCCTTATTTGGACTTGTGCGTTATTTATTGGCAATAAATGCTTTGAATGCCACAGCAATAATATTTGGTCAGGTGACTGAGGTATCAAGAATACACCTGGAGTTACTGCAAAGTGCTTCCCTAGTGCATGTAGGTGAGTTGGATTAGAGGTACACATCAATCTTTGATTAAAAGtgattggtaaaaaaaaaatgtgaacccCATATATAGTAATACTTAAACTGGTCCACAGCTAACATTATGGCTAATACAGTTCAAATAGAGATATTTAAACACGGTATTTACCCAAGAGAGACCCCCGAGTTGCACCATCTTGTTTACAGGTGAGTCCTAATGCAACAGGGATTGAACAAGTCAAAACACAGTAcaacacacgcccacacacacacacacacacacacacacacaaacgtctACATACTCTCTATGGTTAGTCAGTGACCAGTATGTGCTTTAGGAAACTCAGTGGTGCAGAGATCAAGACTACAGTGGTGCATTAGTACCTCAGGACTATTCAATTGATTGAGCCATTGCACCCAAACATTTTTGCACACGATTGAAAGATTCTCTGCTTGGTGACTTTTGGGAGATTAATTTTCAAAGCTTTGAGCTCGGTCTGAGAGGCAGGGGGCCTGGTCGTGACCAAGGCCGGCAGTGGgaacaggggtgggggtggggtggtggtagACTGAGGGACAGGAGGCCAGTGCCAGCAGGTACGGGGAGGGATGGGTGACTGGGGCCAGGGGTGGCTGGTGTGGAGCGGGAGGGGTGATTGGCGCCGGGGGCAGCAGGTAGAAGGTGTGACAGCAGAATCAGTTTCGGGGGGTTAGGACACAGCGGGGACTGACCTGTTTGCTGGAGGACATGGAGCCGAGGTGGCTGATGCTGCTGCCGTCCGTCACCACCATGGCGGAGGGGAATCGGGAGGGATGAGAGTACTGTGGGGGTTCCTGCTTGTGCGGGTACACTGTTTGGgagccagacagacacagagagaaagacacagggTCACCTGAGAGGCAGgactgagggggcagtgtgggaCTGCTGCACACCTGAGCAAGGTGTTTAACTGCGACAGTTTCAATAGGCTAAATACCTAAATTCTGTGTAAACAGGTAAAATGTACTCCAGGGTCAGATGCTCCTTATATGTCACTGAACAGAGAGTGGGATGTAGTGTGCTGACTGTGAGGGTATGTAAACGGAGACTGCAATGTAACATTACTGACTGTAATAGTGTGTGAACAGAGAAAGGCATGTGATGTAAAGttgtaacaatgtaacataaaatgaaaatgaaggtaatgtaatgtaacgttaCTGACTGTGAGAGTGCGTGAATGAAGGGATGTGAAGTAACGTTACTGACTGTGAGAGTGCGTGAATGAAGGGATGTGAAGTAACGTTACTGACTGTGAGACTGCGCGAATAAAGGGATGTGAAGTAACGTTACTGACTGTGAGACTGCGCGAATAAAGGGATGTGAAGTAACGTTACTGACTGTGAGAGTGCGTGACGGTGGCCATGAAGGGCTGCTGGGACATGTGGGCGGGCGTCTGGGGCGTCAGGCCCTGCTGGAGGGggctctgcagctgctgagggAACTGCACGGGCTGCAGCGTGGTCAGGCCCCCCGCCACGCTGTTGATGACCGGCACGCTCTGCGCCTGGGACGAGTTCAGACCTGCAGAGACACGGGGAAGCGgtcaggggaggaggaggaggagaggaggaggaggaggaggaagagggaaggggggagagctGGCGTGACGGAGGAGAGCAggtgggaggggcagagagggtgCGCTCACTCTGTGCTGCGATGGTCATTATGAGGTTCTGCGTCTGCTGCTGGTGATGGTGGGAGCTCTGGGACAGGCTGTGGATGTTGGTCAGGGTGCTGACAGGGGGCAGAACTCCACCCGACACCGAGATCTGGAGGGGGAGACACGCAGGCACACAGGCAGGGTTAATGAATAAGGTCAGCACATCAGGCCCTTAGCATTTATCCATGCAGGTCCCAAGTGGAGTAATCAGGTAATCTCAGATAATTTATTCAATGGCACACCGCTGCTTTGGGCCAGGAGATCTTATTATGTCACAGTAGTTTACACGGGTGAGTAAGGCAGGAGCTATTGGGACTGTCTGATGGCAGCTacaaaaggaaacacacaaaGGTTCTCAGCACAAGAGGGCTTGCAGTAATACAGTATTAATGTCAACACTGAACTCTTTAGCTTTTGTGTGTCACTTGCCCCACCTGCTTTGCCGTACTTtacccacacagacatactgatAAGGGAAAACTAGAGCAGGCACAAGGGGAAATAATATGTGAGAATTGCACGACTGCCACAATACACAGCACGACCAGGAAGCACTGTAGCCCCAGCTGTTTAATCAGACTGGGCcatgcaggcatgcacattTGTGCAGGTAATGGTTTGCTTCTGTGCATGCAggcgtgtttgcgtgtgtggTTGAAGTGTGGCTCGTGgttctgtgtttgtgcgtgagatgagtgtgtgtgtgcgtgtgtgtgtgtatgtttgtgtgtgtgtgtgcgtgcatgcctgtgtgcatgcatgtgtgtgtgtggaatgtatGTGTATCTGAATGTACAGAATGCTTGTTCTAACTGAAAGCAGCAAGCAGGCCAATGTGAGTGATGGGTTATCAGGATCAGGCGTCAGAGAACAgcaaagagaggagaagggcCTTTTTGACTAAGGGTGATTGGTCAGTATCTTGTCTGGACTCAGAGAAACAGATAAGCTCTTTTCAATACAGCAAGTGTAGCCAAGTCAGCTGCCCTGCTCAACCCATTTCCtactgacacagacaaagaTAAAGGTCTAAGGCAATCATGATGAAGCGTCCTTTACCATAAGACCATCAGTAAGGGTAGGAGCTGATCTTATCCATATTGTTGATGGATCACTATCATTATGATAATAAACAATCAAAATAAtctacattttttgtgttattaatgTCATAGACAGCATAGATAAGCATAAAATTGAATCCAGAGATTTCACCCTGGCTTTAAAAAGTAAAGCACTGAATGAATCGCCCTGTATGTATAAGTCatcgtaatgtaatgtaatgtaatatggaaAGCAGACCAAGGGTATCTGTCTAAAATTTTTGGCCTCTTTtctaaagttaaaaaaaaaattcctgacATTATCATTAACTCAGCCGTCATTACCTcgacaaaaacaaacagcgccCCGCCCGCCTCTGCTCTTTACAAGGCGTTCAATCAATAAAAGCAGAATGTGTCTTTGTCAGGTTTATTGGCTTGCCGCTGGACATGCCCCTCCGTGCCGGGCCCAGGGCCTGCCGTCTGCTTCCACCCTCTGCGCCCGCGGCCGCACAATGAGCCGATTGTGCAACGGTGTGCGACAGGAGCGCACTTCACGGGGCCTAGTTTGTCTGTCCGCgatgggaggggaggggctacGGGGGGGGCCGCCTCCCACCTTATCACGGGCCAGGTGGGCCCAGGTGTGCTCACCATCTTGGCGTCAGGTGACAGCAGGCTGTGGCTGGGGTCCAGGCCTCCCGGAGACACCTGTTGTAGCACCGACTGACTGGTCGCCATGCCGTTGTTGCCGTGGTGACTGATGGCCGTGGAGGAAGTGACCTCGCTGGTTCCCTGCTGGCCGTATCGGACTCCTGTTGAGAGATAGGGAGAGGaatgtataaacattttttttccaattttaaaaaaaaaggaatgttgTGTCTCTCCCTGGATACTACCTGtgctccccaccccccaggtAACCCACCTCCACCCTTCTGTATGACCAGAGATTCTGAGGCAGCTCCTTTTTAAGTGGAGCTCAGTGCTGACACCCCAGCCTGCTCCTGTGCTTTGGCACAGACCACGGAGggcagaacaaaacaaacacaggctcaGAGCAGCCAAGGCCGAAACCTGCACCCTCCCATACAATGTGCCACAGGGGAGGGAATTCACCAGTGCACCTTGCACGCCATCAGTCGCGACAGAAGGCACACAAAGTCGGACAGGTCCAGTGACCTGCCGCACCAGACCAACACGGTTCACAAACTGATAGTATGCAGTTGTCATTCCTGTCTGTGAAGGAAGGAAACAGATGTGGGAAAAAGGATTATGGTCGAGACACAAAGCCTCAGTGTGTGATCTTCTGTTAGCTGGCCTGCTGCAAAAATCGTGCTCTTTTTCACTCGGTAAATAAAAGCTCTTCAGgatgtggcagtgtagcatagtggttaaggagcaggactcgtgaccaaaaggttgccggtttaattccctggggcactgctgctgtacccctgggcaaggcacttaaccaacaattgcctcagtaaatatccactgtataaatggttaacattgtaactgatgcaagtcgttctgggtaagagcgtctgctaaatgccaataatgtaatgtaatgtgtccgCAGACGGGACTTCACCCGCATCACTGCGCCAGGTGTaccagcacacagagaagacACTGTACAGGTGTGCCTGGCTGTGCACCTGTCCTACACGCAGACACGGccttcatgacaaaaaaaaaacactgaaattttgTGTGAACTTAAAAATACaaggaatacattttgaaaCCCAAGGGTCCAAATCTGCCAGGGCTGTCCACTGCAACCTcgaggcaggggagagaggcagttCAGTTCCCGGGTCACTAAAGAAGGCCCGCCCCCGAATGGGGTCCCCATTGAAACACAGAATATCAGACCACTgtcagcactgagacacagtgATGTAGAGCTGCACAGACCCTGACTTCCTACGTTGCAGTTTCGCATTTCTCCCTCCTGTTTTATTGCACACTGTAAACAGCAGCACCACTGCAGGAGGCCCCCGAAGACACAACACCTGCCAGGGAAGCAGCCATCTCCTGTGTTGCCATTctgcacaaaggaaaaaattTAATTCTCCACCCCTCAAAAAAAAGCCTTGACCAAAGGCAGGGGCAGGCCTCAGGTGGACAATACCTGGCGGAACTCTCCATGGCCAGCAGTTCAACAATAATCCTGGGACTTCCACCAGCCAGCTCTGATGGGGCAGAgtcccattacattactgccatttagcagacgctcttatccagagcgacttacatccggtacaggtttttacaatgttgtccatttagacagctggatatttactgaggcaattgtgggttaagcaccttgcccaagggtacaggagcagtgccccagcggggaatcaaaccggcaacctttcagttacgagtcccgccgctccttaaccactacgctcCACTGCTGCCCTTACAACAGAGGGAGGGCAGGAAACAGCGGAGGGGAGCAATGGGTGGGTCCGCCGCGGGTTCTGAAGCGTTCAGCTCTCCGTAGGGCCGGCACGATATATCAAAGGCCGGGACCTGCATCCCTGGGCAGAGGCCGTTAGGCCCGCTGAATATCAGAGGCCTCCCGCGACTCAGCAGGATGTAGCCAGCCTTTGTGCTTCTCCGAGCTGCTCTCGCTCCTCCCTGCCCGGGGGAAGAGGGCCCGGGACAAAGCTCCCGCTCCCATGGCCAGCCTCCAGCCTGTCTCCTGCGGCGGCGTGACACCGGCCGCCCCGCACACATCTCTCTTCTGCCCGGTTTACTTTGACCTGGTTTGCTACGCGCCTGTACGTATCTCCGGAGAGATAACAGGGGGATGTCTGCAAACTAAGCTGGCAGCCACCTATGACCGGTGTCCCTGACCTCTTCTCTCGGTGCCAGAGCAGAATAATTgtttatctgtctctctgtctacaTTTGACCGGTAGTGAGAACTGCCAGTCTGCCTCTCTTTCAGTTCCCTCTCCCAAAGGGTCCTCAGTTTTTTGTGCACAGTCACAGCCATTGTAATGTCTGCCATAACTGAGGACAAAATGATGGTGAAAACTTGATTGTGGAAAAATCTTACAAGACATGCACTAAATGGTAGCAGTGTTTTAATAATTTGTATCTGTATCACaatgtatgtgagtgtttgttaGAGGAATAGaccaaaaataacaatgataatttacagaattttatttatatttttggctGCCAGGGACCATTGAAAATCCCATACTTCAAGAGTTTGCTCTGACCCAGTTCTGTTAAGACTCCATTAGAATAACTGAAGCCCTTGTGCTTTTTGAGACAGGTTCTGTTAAAACTttttgccacagagcacagGGGTAGTCCTATGTGTCCAGAGAGGACCAATACCCCAGCATATCTGTGTCCTACCTCCGTCTTCATAGTGTGGCCCACAGAGGCAGGAATGGGGTGGGGTGAGGATTTCAGAAGTGCTCTCCCCAGGCCCAGTGGAGATAAATGAACATGGTTTTACAGGCACTGTGGTTTTCTGAAAGCCCCCCGAGACAATGGGACCCCCCCGGGGGGGAGCAGGCACAGGGAGGAGACGTGAGGGAGATGAGGTAGTTGGGGACTGTAATTGTCAATTAAGCATACATAATGCAGAGCGTGCCATAGCAACGCTATGGGGCTACCTGCTGTGGCCTCATTGTCAAGCCCTGGtctgacactgaaaaacagctgatGGTGTCAGCAGGATGCTAGCTGGACAACCCTAAGTATCTGGTCAGctcacaccaaaaaaaagcTCTCTGGACACTAAAATATCCCCCATGTTTGACTCTCTAATATGCCTTTCCCTTCTTTACAAACACTCCATTTGCAACCCCCCCCCTTTAAACCAGTGGGTGTAACTTGATCAAGGTGTGATGAGAAACACTGCATCAGCAAACAGGCCATCCACTGTCGGCTTTATACACTGTGACTTAACCAGTCCcacaacaaacatttttactgtctCCAATAAGCTGGTGAAACTGTTAAAATTCTTTTTCAGGAATTTCTGATATATGAAATGATACTATGCCATGGTGTGGaaatgacatatatatatatacagacatcTGACCTGAGAATGAAAAATAGATCCTTAACCCCGCTGAGCTCTGATTCagaatagcaaaaaaaaagaaacctcacAGACGCAATTACATTATCTAAGGCATCAGGGAAAAGGACAAGTCACTCATATCCTGGTACTAGATGAACCTTTTGGGGTTTTGAGGTTTAACTGGGCAGTGTTGACCCTAAGCTTGTACTGTGCTGTGACGGAGACAGCTCTCCCTCTTGGGTGACCCTGTGAGTGACCCTGAGCTGACCCAGGCACGCTGCTGGACGGCCCCTCTCTTTGAAGCGTTCCTGTTGGCTGACTTTGGACTGGAGCTCGCAGGTACAATGTGGATTGTTCTCAGCGTGTGTTCAGAGATCAGAATAACAATGTGGCATTTACCCAGCTCACTCACTCAATGTTATTGATCACCTTTTTACTCTcctttttactctctctctctctcctttatttAACTGACCTTTTCCTTTTTGCCTTTCATCATTGCTCGGAGGAAAGGAATCCAACTTCATCATTGCTTTGAGATAAGAATCCAACCAAAAAGCTGGAGTTCTAAAAAGTTCTAAAGCTGCTCTTTTTTGTCCGGTTTGAATATGTGTTTGGTTGTAATCCTcacacctttgtttttttttcaagcaccAAACACAGGTTTCAAAACAAACTTAAGTAACATACCtgatataatattatatatttatatatatatatatatatatatatatatatatatatatatattctccatatatcccgatgtctacatagtatttatgactttttgtgccctctgtattttctcctggcaccaagcctgtacatatatacatacatatatatatgtatccatatatatatacacgcacataaaaatgaaaatataataacagtGTTACCTTGCATCTTGCTGGGCGGGGAGGCGCTGGCGTGGTGCTGGTGTGGGGAGCTGTGAGACAGCAGCGGGTTCATGCTGTGGATCGGCCCGCTGTAGGCGTCCATGGCCAGCTTCTGCCGGAAGGCCTCCTCCTTGCGCCGGTTGGCAAACCAGTTGTAGACGCGCACTTCGGTGACGAGGTTGGTGCCCAGGCCGTGCGCTTTGGACGGGGAAACCCCCCTCTGCACACACTCGGCTCTGAGGAGATTGGGGAGGGGTGCCGTTAACACCTCACTCAGTGTCCCGTTTGATGGAGCAATAATGAAATCAGGGAGCTAACCGAACAATAAGATGCGACAGGAATGTGGGAATTGCCCGGGGTCTATCTGAACTGACATTACGTGATCAGTGCTTCTCTGATGCAATCAGCACCTCCAGTTCGTCAGTAAATAAAAGGATGCCAGAAACTCCAAACAAAAACTGGGCTGGATAGAGTTCCCTCAAAAAGGGTTCAGCTGTCAAAATTAGTTGCTTCATCAGTTGCTACACAGTTAcaatggcagtgtagcatagtggttaaggagcagtactCGTAACCAAGTGGTTGCGATTCGATTTCCCGCTAGagcactgctgccgtacccttgggcaaggtacttaacccgcaattacctaagtaaaatatccagctgtataaatggataatattgcaaaatgaataaactatAACTGATGTAACTCATTCTGgagagtgtctactaaatgccaataaagtaatgtaatgtaaagttacCAAGTCATTGCAATGAGAATaatgttgggaaaaaaaatgtttttcctccaATGGAAATAAATTGCCAAAAGGTGTTCGATATGCACATCCCCTTGGTATTTCAGGCCTCACCTGTTACATTCCTCCACCAgggcttctctctcctctttacTGGGGTTCTTCTGCCTCTCGTAGGCCTGGTAGAGGATCTCTTGGGATGCAGGTCCCCATTTGAAGCGGTTGCGTCTCAGTTTCTTGCTGGCGGGTTCAGTGCCCGCCTCGTCGCTGGGCTGCCCCATACCTTGCCCAGGCTGATTGaactctgggaaaaaaaacagcacctgaTCCTGACTGCCTTTGTCTGTCATATTGCTGCCAGAACCTTGCACATGGTCGAATTCTGCAAAAATAAGAAAGGAATCCTCAGGGAATCTCACAGAGGCCAAACACAAAGCACACGAGGAATTACCAGAACACACTTTATTGGGATGTGATGATAAATTTCTGaggaaatgtaaataaatatgcttGTGGAGTGGTAAATAAAATTTGCTTTAATGCTTTAACTCCATATTTCATGCCTAGGTACTGAATTTACTTAATATGTTCAGTTTTACCTGtagatgcatttcttttttaggTATCTTTTAATTTTACCTTTAACGAGAGACACAGCAGATCGTGTTTATATGTGTTCCCTGAAGTGACCTGGAATTTATCACAAATAACTGAAGCTGAAATAACTATGCCAAAATTGATGAAAATGGTATTAGAGAGattgcttttataaaacaaCAATTAGGCCTACTGCAATAACATAGTAAATACAAGCATGTCAGGCACATCtggatttgcatttttgtgcatttatatattatgtacCATTATATCTGAAAGTCTAAATACAAATAATCGTGTTTTTGAACTTCTAATTCTCATTCACAGTAAAGCAAAAATGGttataatgaaaacacacacgcacacccactcGCGCTCGCTGTTGATCCGAATGGTTTGCTCAAATAATGCATGTGCCATTTGCGATGAAATCAAATATTAACTTACGTCTGAGAATTTCTCGCTGTTTCCTGACGTACCAGGTGTAGAGCGCGGCCCGCTTGGTGGTTTTCATGGGCGTGCCCTTGTTGAGGTGCTGCGACAGGTGAGACTGGTTGAGCCCCGTGATGTCCACCACCTCGCGCTGCGGGATGTTATGCTGCTGCATGTATCCCTTTATCGTGCGCGCGGCTCGCCATGGGTCCTCTCTGGTTTAAAGAGACGGTGGGTATGTGAAAAATCGTAATACTATAAtaagtattaaaataataataacaccaacaaTAACAGAGGAGCATCATCGATTTTCTGTCCGgctaacattattattattattattattatcatcatcattattgttgttgttgttgatgatgatgatgatgatgatgatgttgatgttgttgttttaataataCTGAAacctattttattttaaaaactctAACGACGACCATTAATCATTAATCCGTTTTCCATAGGCCGTAAATACTTTAAAAGAGCACCGAGTGGGTCAGTGTACACCCACAGGATAAGTTTCATAACAATGTACAAACAAACCACGTGTGAGAGAATTTTAATTCCACGtccatttctgttgtttgtctGAGTTCTTAAATTTATACAAATTATAGTGGAATATCAGCAGGCCTAGATAGCGACATGATTTAAACTGTAAGCATTTTCTTAAGTTGGTTTTAATCAGACTTTCTGTATGAATACTTGTAAGcgtaataaatggaaaaaatgttttgaaaatagttttttgtCAGCTGAACATAACAGAACCGGGTACTACAAAGCCGAGAGATAAAAATCAGTGAAACAATATATATCGTCAGATATTATAAAGACTTGGGGGTTTtcctttcattgttttaaaccCTGCACTAGGTCTGTAACGCGCTAAACAAAACTATTATATGAAACGTGAGACGTTTATTGGGCTACTCCTTGCATTTGCCTGTAGTTCGCTGCTTAAAAATGTCGTTATAGAATGTTTCAGTAGGCAAATTCAAGCATATGAATACGCGTTTAATTTGCAGTGTAGGGCCAGATTTAATCTTTCCGCCACGCGATTTTCCTTAACTCGCCGTGTGTAAGGATtataaaaacaaaggcaaaaatcaTAGAACCCCACCAAATGCagattttgttatttaaaatgcctgagagattttaattttattattatataagggcttaatttattattatataaggGCTGCATTATTTACGCATTCGGGAGgtgaaattacaaaatacaaataagtaCATATGCGGTTACtggtttgtgcaacttttcatgcagCTTTATTATATGTAAGgtgtaggtcgctctggataagagtgtgaTAAAtgggcgtctgctaaatga comes from Megalops cyprinoides isolate fMegCyp1 chromosome 3, fMegCyp1.pri, whole genome shotgun sequence and encodes:
- the LOC118775235 gene encoding hepatocyte nuclear factor 1-beta-A-like isoform X2, producing MFAKMVSKLTPLQHQLLNALLDSGVTKDVLIQALDDMEPSPAGFGVKLENLQMSPSSTKMNGGDSDSKPVFHTLTNGHNKGGKLSGDEGSEDGDDFDTPPILKELQSLNTEEAAEQRAEVDRMLSEDPWRAARTIKGYMQQHNIPQREVVDITGLNQSHLSQHLNKGTPMKTTKRAALYTWYVRKQREILRQFDHVQGSGSNMTDKGSQDQVLFFFPEFNQPGQGMGQPSDEAGTEPASKKLRRNRFKWGPASQEILYQAYERQKNPSKEEREALVEECNRAECVQRGVSPSKAHGLGTNLVTEVRVYNWFANRRKEEAFRQKLAMDAYSGPIHSMNPLLSHSSPHQHHASASPPSKMQGVRYGQQGTSEVTSSTAISHHGNNGMATSQSVLQQVSPGGLDPSHSLLSPDAKMISVSGGVLPPVSTLTNIHSLSQSSHHHQQQTQNLIMTIAAQSLNSSQAQSVPVINSVAGGLTTLQPVQFPQQLQSPLQQGLTPQTPAHMSQQPFMATVTHSHMYPHKQEPPQYSHPSRFPSAMVVTDGSSISHLGSMSSSKQDSPVNKMVQLGGLSWCPLQAW
- the LOC118775235 gene encoding hepatocyte nuclear factor 1-beta-A-like isoform X1 is translated as MFAKMVSKLTPLQHQLLNALLDSGVTKDVLIQALDDMEPSPAGFGVKLENLQMSPSSTKMNGGDSDSKPVFHTLTNGHNKGGKLSGDEGSEDGDDFDTPPILKELQSLNTEEAAEQRAEVDRMLSEDPWRAARTIKGYMQQHNIPQREVVDITGLNQSHLSQHLNKGTPMKTTKRAALYTWYVRKQREILRQFDHVQGSGSNMTDKGSQDQVLFFFPEFNQPGQGMGQPSDEAGTEPASKKLRRNRFKWGPASQEILYQAYERQKNPSKEEREALVEECNRAECVQRGVSPSKAHGLGTNLVTEVRVYNWFANRRKEEAFRQKLAMDAYSGPIHSMNPLLSHSSPHQHHASASPPSKMQGVRYGQQGTSEVTSSTAISHHGNNGMATSQSVLQQVSPGGLDPSHSLLSPDAKMISVSGGVLPPVSTLTNIHSLSQSSHHHQQQTQNLIMTIAAQSLNSSQAQSVPVINSVAGGLTTLQPVQFPQQLQSPLQQGLTPQTPAHMSQQPFMATVTHSHMYPHKQEPPQYSHPSRFPSAMVVTDGSSISHLGSMSSSKQCPLQAW